The proteins below are encoded in one region of Rhizobium sp. 9140:
- the glgC gene encoding glucose-1-phosphate adenylyltransferase, producing MMEKRIQPLARDAMAYVLAGGRGSRLKELTDRRAKPAVYFGGKARIIDFALSNAMNSGIRRIGVATQYKAHSLIRHLQNGWNFFRPERNESFDILPASQRVSETQWYEGTADAVYQNIDIIEDHGVEYMVILAGDHIYKMDYELMLQQHVDSGADVTIGCLEVPRMEATGFGVMHVDDKDRIIAFVEKPSDPPGIPGNPEMALASMGIYVFHTKFLMDILRRDAADPTSSRDFGKDIIPYIVQHGKAIAHRFNESCVRSDFEREAYWRDVGTIDAYWQANIDLTHVTPELDIYDSTWPIWTFAEIKPPAKFVHDDENRRGSATSSLVSGDCIISGASLNRSMLFTGVRVNSFSRLDGAVILPSVKIGRHAQLKNVVIDSRVVIPEGLVVGEDPDLDAKRFRRSENGICLITQPMIDKLGL from the coding sequence ATCATGGAAAAACGCATACAGCCGCTGGCACGCGATGCCATGGCTTACGTTCTGGCCGGTGGCCGCGGAAGCCGTCTGAAGGAACTGACGGACCGTCGCGCCAAGCCCGCCGTCTACTTCGGTGGCAAGGCGCGCATCATCGATTTCGCGCTGTCGAACGCGATGAACTCGGGTATCCGCCGCATCGGCGTCGCGACGCAGTACAAGGCGCATTCGCTGATCCGCCACCTGCAAAACGGCTGGAACTTCTTCAGGCCCGAGCGAAACGAAAGCTTCGACATCCTGCCCGCCTCCCAGCGCGTCTCGGAAACACAGTGGTACGAGGGCACGGCCGATGCCGTCTACCAGAACATCGACATCATCGAGGACCACGGCGTCGAGTATATGGTCATCCTGGCGGGCGACCATATCTACAAGATGGACTACGAGCTGATGCTTCAGCAGCACGTGGACAGTGGCGCCGACGTCACCATCGGCTGCCTGGAAGTGCCGCGCATGGAAGCGACCGGCTTTGGCGTCATGCATGTGGACGATAAGGACCGTATCATCGCCTTCGTCGAGAAGCCGTCCGACCCGCCGGGCATCCCCGGCAATCCGGAGATGGCGCTGGCGTCCATGGGCATCTACGTGTTCCACACGAAATTCCTGATGGACATCCTGCGCCGCGATGCGGCCGATCCGACCTCCAGCCGCGACTTCGGCAAGGACATCATTCCCTACATCGTGCAGCACGGCAAGGCGATCGCCCACCGCTTCAACGAGTCCTGCGTACGCTCGGATTTCGAGCGTGAGGCCTATTGGCGCGACGTCGGCACGATCGATGCCTACTGGCAGGCCAATATCGACCTGACGCATGTCACGCCGGAACTCGACATCTACGACAGCACCTGGCCCATCTGGACCTTCGCCGAAATCAAGCCGCCGGCAAAGTTCGTCCATGACGACGAGAATCGCCGCGGTTCGGCCACCTCCTCGCTGGTCTCGGGCGACTGCATCATCTCCGGCGCGTCTCTCAATCGCAGCATGCTCTTCACCGGCGTCCGCGTGAACTCGTTCTCCCGCCTCGACGGCGCGGTCATCCTCCCGAGCGTGAAGATCGGTCGCCACGCGCAGTTGAAGAACGTCGTCATCGACAGCCGTGTCGTCATTCCGGAAGGTCTCGTCGTCGGCGAGGATCCGGACCTCGACGCCAAGCGGTTCCGTCGCTCGGAAAACGGCATCTGCCTGATTACACAGCCGATGATCGACAAGCTGGGACTGTGA
- the glgA gene encoding glycogen synthase GlgA produces the protein MNVLSVASEVFPLIKTGGLADVAGALPAALKPHGIRMRTLLPGYPAVMAKIGETTRLDGIDTLFGHPAAILAAEHDGLDLLVLDAPALFDRPGGPYLDTQGLDHTDNFRRFAALSLAAAEIARGILPEWTPDLVHCHDWQAALAPVYMQHGGAAHVPTVLTIHNIAFRGQFSASTFPELALPWGAFSVQGVEYYGDVSFLKGGLMAATAITTVSPSYAQEILTPEFGMGLQGVLASRIADLHGIVNGIDTDVWDPAADPHIAANYASASLKKRAANRDALRERFGLVATDGPLFCVVSRLTDQKGMDVLAGVVNMIVGNGGTLAVLGSGDPALEAAFRTAAAVHPGRVGIVVGYDEPLSHLMQAGADAILVPSRFEPCGLTQLYGLRYGCVPVVARTGGLADTIIDANEAAVAANVATGFLFSPVSEESLRLALRRVFSLWRQPKIWARLQARGMKSDVSWDMSATRYAALYAGLLAKG, from the coding sequence ATGAACGTCCTTTCGGTCGCCTCCGAAGTCTTTCCGCTGATCAAGACCGGCGGCCTTGCCGACGTCGCGGGGGCTTTGCCCGCGGCGCTCAAGCCCCATGGCATCCGCATGCGCACGCTGCTGCCCGGCTATCCCGCCGTGATGGCGAAAATCGGAGAGACGACAAGGCTCGACGGCATCGACACGCTGTTCGGCCACCCCGCCGCGATTCTGGCTGCCGAACATGACGGTCTCGACCTTCTAGTGCTCGACGCGCCTGCGCTGTTCGACCGGCCAGGCGGGCCCTATCTCGACACCCAAGGGCTGGACCACACCGACAATTTCCGCCGCTTTGCCGCCTTGTCGCTGGCGGCAGCCGAGATCGCGCGCGGGATCTTGCCCGAATGGACGCCGGACCTTGTCCATTGCCATGACTGGCAGGCGGCACTCGCCCCGGTCTATATGCAGCATGGCGGTGCCGCCCATGTCCCGACCGTGCTGACCATCCACAATATCGCCTTTCGCGGCCAGTTTTCCGCCAGCACCTTTCCGGAACTCGCCCTCCCTTGGGGCGCCTTCTCGGTGCAGGGCGTCGAATATTACGGCGATGTCTCCTTCCTCAAGGGCGGCCTGATGGCGGCAACGGCCATCACCACCGTCAGCCCCTCCTATGCGCAGGAAATTCTGACCCCCGAATTCGGCATGGGCCTGCAAGGCGTTCTTGCCAGCCGCATTGCCGACCTGCATGGAATCGTCAACGGCATCGATACGGATGTATGGGACCCCGCCGCCGATCCGCACATCGCCGCAAACTATGCTTCAGCCAGCCTGAAGAAGCGGGCGGCCAACCGCGATGCCCTGCGCGAGCGCTTCGGCCTCGTGGCGACAGACGGTCCGCTCTTCTGCGTCGTCAGCCGGTTGACCGACCAGAAGGGCATGGACGTGCTCGCCGGTGTCGTGAACATGATCGTCGGGAATGGCGGTACGCTGGCCGTCCTCGGCTCTGGCGATCCGGCGCTCGAAGCCGCCTTCCGAACCGCGGCCGCCGTGCATCCCGGTCGCGTCGGCATCGTTGTCGGCTACGACGAACCGCTGTCGCACCTCATGCAGGCCGGCGCAGATGCCATCCTCGTGCCGTCACGCTTCGAGCCCTGCGGCCTGACACAGCTTTACGGCCTGCGCTATGGCTGCGTGCCGGTGGTCGCCCGCACCGGTGGCCTTGCCGACACGATCATCGATGCCAACGAGGCGGCGGTGGCGGCAAATGTTGCCACCGGCTTCCTCTTCTCCCCCGTCTCAGAGGAAAGCCTTCGGCTGGCACTCCGCCGCGTCTTTTCCCTGTGGCGCCAGCCAAAAATCTGGGCGCGCCTGCAAGCGCGCGGTATGAAATCCGATGTCTCCTGGGATATGAGTGCCACGCGCTATGCCGCGCTTTATGCCGGTCTTCTTGCGAAAGGTTGA
- a CDS encoding alpha-D-glucose phosphate-specific phosphoglucomutase, which translates to MTKTVNTTPYTDQKPGTSGLRKKVPVFQQQNYAENFIQSIFDSLEGFEGKTLVIGGDGRFYNREVIQIAIKMAAANGFGRVLVGRGGILSTPAASHVIRKYEAFGGIVLSASHNPGGPTEDFGIKYNIGNGGPAPEKVTDAIYAHTKTIERYKIADVADVNLDAEGEQEVAGMTVQVINPVSDYAELMETLFDFPAIRAHLAGGFRIVFDAMSAVTGPYAKEILENRLGAAKGSVLNFVPLPDFGGHHPDPNLVHARALYEEMMGDDAPDFGAASDGDGDRNLIIGKGIFVTPSDSLAMLAANATLAPGYAKGLAGIARSMPTSGAADRVAEKLGIGIYETPTGWKFFGNLLDAGLATICGEESAGTGSSHVREKDGLWAVLLWLNILAVRKESVVDIAREHWTTYGRNYYSRHDYEEVDSAAANGLMDALRAQLGTLPGRKLGDLTIETADDFSYHDPVDQSVSNNQGIRILFEGGSRVVFRLSGTGTSGATLRVYIERFEPDATKHDVDTQIALADLIEAADTLAGIKERTGRTEPTVIT; encoded by the coding sequence ATGACGAAAACCGTAAACACGACCCCCTACACCGACCAGAAACCCGGAACGTCGGGGCTTCGCAAGAAGGTGCCGGTGTTCCAGCAGCAGAACTACGCAGAGAACTTCATCCAGTCGATCTTCGACAGCCTCGAAGGCTTCGAGGGAAAGACGCTGGTCATCGGCGGCGACGGCCGGTTCTACAACCGCGAAGTCATCCAGATCGCCATCAAGATGGCGGCGGCAAACGGTTTCGGCCGCGTGCTCGTCGGCCGCGGCGGCATCCTCTCGACACCCGCCGCCTCGCACGTCATCCGCAAGTACGAAGCCTTCGGCGGCATCGTTCTCTCCGCCAGCCACAATCCGGGTGGCCCGACCGAAGACTTTGGCATCAAGTATAACATCGGCAATGGCGGTCCGGCACCGGAGAAGGTGACGGACGCGATCTACGCCCACACCAAGACCATCGAGCGCTACAAGATCGCCGATGTCGCGGACGTCAATCTCGACGCCGAAGGTGAGCAGGAGGTCGCGGGCATGACCGTGCAGGTCATCAACCCGGTCTCCGATTATGCCGAGCTGATGGAAACCCTGTTCGACTTCCCGGCCATCCGCGCGCACCTCGCCGGCGGCTTCCGCATCGTTTTCGACGCGATGAGCGCCGTCACAGGTCCTTATGCCAAGGAAATCCTCGAAAACCGTCTCGGTGCCGCCAAGGGCTCCGTGCTGAACTTCGTCCCCCTGCCCGACTTCGGCGGCCATCATCCGGACCCCAACCTCGTCCACGCCCGTGCGCTCTACGAGGAAATGATGGGTGACGACGCACCCGATTTCGGCGCAGCCTCGGACGGCGACGGCGACCGTAACCTCATCATCGGCAAGGGCATCTTCGTCACGCCCTCCGACAGCCTCGCCATGCTCGCAGCAAACGCGACGCTGGCGCCCGGCTACGCCAAGGGTCTTGCCGGCATCGCCCGCTCCATGCCGACCTCGGGTGCGGCCGACCGCGTGGCCGAAAAGCTCGGCATCGGCATCTATGAGACGCCGACTGGCTGGAAGTTCTTCGGCAATCTGCTCGACGCGGGTCTGGCGACGATCTGCGGCGAGGAAAGTGCGGGGACGGGCTCCAGCCACGTACGCGAGAAGGATGGTCTTTGGGCCGTGCTGCTCTGGCTGAACATTCTTGCCGTCCGCAAGGAAAGCGTCGTCGATATCGCCCGTGAGCACTGGACGACCTATGGCCGCAACTATTATTCGCGCCATGACTACGAAGAGGTGGATTCCGCTGCCGCCAACGGCCTGATGGATGCGCTGCGTGCGCAACTTGGCACGCTGCCTGGCCGCAAGCTCGGCGATCTCACGATCGAGACGGCCGACGATTTCTCCTATCACGATCCGGTCGATCAGTCCGTCAGCAACAATCAGGGCATCCGCATCCTGTTCGAAGGCGGCTCCCGCGTGGTCTTCCGCCTGTCGGGCACCGGCACGTCCGGCGCGACGCTGCGTGTCTACATCGAGCGCTTCGAACCAGACGCGACGAAGCACGACGTCGATACCCAGATCGCTCTCGCCGACCTGATCGAAGCCGCCGATACGCTGGCGGGCATCAAGGAGCGGACCGGGCGCACGGAGCCGACCGTCATCACCTGA
- a CDS encoding tetratricopeptide repeat protein: protein MTSTVTTEGFAGRDASRKGTQRSSRLGVLSALGAALLLTACQTDPSNDSTLQVERAQGSEQNIASLSGVINSNPSDPEGYNVRGSAYGRAGEFRRAVADFNKAIELNPRFYQAYANRALVERNMGDLAEALADYNSALQLNPRYDVAYIGRGNLYRQSGRLDQAFADFNKAIENDTTDPRAYHNRGLIYQARNQHGQAIEDFSTAISLSPSSPEPYNGRGISYVAQNDDDNAFADFNTAINLNGKIAESWANQALVYERRGEKAKAQRSYGHALQLDPKYEPARAGLARVKAAG from the coding sequence TTGACATCGACTGTGACGACAGAGGGTTTCGCCGGCCGGGACGCATCCCGCAAAGGCACGCAGCGCTCCAGCCGCCTTGGCGTCCTCTCCGCGCTTGGAGCAGCCCTGCTTTTGACGGCCTGCCAGACGGATCCCTCGAACGACAGCACGCTTCAGGTCGAGCGGGCGCAGGGCTCCGAGCAGAACATCGCCTCGCTGTCGGGCGTCATCAACAGCAATCCGAGCGATCCCGAAGGCTACAATGTGCGTGGTTCGGCCTATGGTCGCGCCGGCGAATTCCGCCGCGCGGTGGCCGATTTCAACAAGGCGATCGAGCTCAACCCGCGCTTCTACCAAGCTTATGCCAACCGGGCGCTGGTCGAGCGCAATATGGGCGATCTTGCCGAAGCGCTTGCCGACTATAATTCTGCGCTGCAGCTCAACCCACGCTATGACGTCGCCTATATCGGCCGCGGCAATCTTTATCGCCAGAGCGGTCGGCTGGATCAGGCCTTTGCCGACTTCAACAAGGCGATCGAGAACGACACGACCGATCCGCGCGCCTACCATAATCGCGGTTTGATCTATCAGGCACGCAACCAGCATGGGCAGGCGATCGAGGATTTCTCGACCGCGATCTCGCTGTCGCCGAGTTCGCCGGAACCCTATAACGGCCGTGGCATCTCCTACGTCGCCCAGAACGACGACGATAACGCCTTTGCCGATTTCAACACGGCCATCAATCTCAACGGCAAGATCGCGGAATCCTGGGCCAATCAGGCGCTTGTCTACGAGCGTCGTGGCGAAAAGGCGAAGGCACAGCGCTCCTACGGCCATGCCTTGCAGCTCGACCCGAAATACGAGCCCGCCCGGGCAGGTCTTGCGCGCGTCAAAGCGGCAGGCTGA
- the rpsU gene encoding 30S ribosomal protein S21 encodes MQVLVRDNNVDQALRALKKKLQREGVFREMRAREAYEKPSQRRAREKAEGISRVRKLARKQAQREGLLPMPKSAAKFAAKAR; translated from the coding sequence GTGCAGGTACTCGTTCGCGACAACAATGTTGACCAGGCGCTTCGCGCCCTGAAGAAGAAACTGCAGCGCGAAGGCGTCTTCCGTGAGATGCGCGCCCGCGAGGCATATGAAAAGCCGTCGCAGCGCCGCGCGCGCGAAAAAGCAGAAGGCATCAGCCGCGTTCGCAAGCTGGCCCGCAAGCAGGCGCAGCGCGAAGGCCTGTTGCCCATGCCGAAGTCTGCTGCCAAGTTTGCGGCGAAGGCACGCTGA
- a CDS encoding sarcosine oxidase subunit beta family protein codes for MRKYSVFAVAREAMRAHKGWEAQWVSPEPRAAYDAIIIGGGGHGLGAAYYLAKEHGITNVAVLEKGWLGGGNTGRNTTIIRSNYLYDESMDIYEHSLKLWENLSQDLNYNVMYSPRGVMMLSHGIHDQQVFKRHIHANRLYGIDNEWLSPEQAKEFCPPLDISASARFPINGAALQRRGGTARHDAVAWGYARAASDRGVHIIQNCEVTGIRRGPDGAVTGVDTNRGFIGAKKIGVSASGHNSVIMAMAGVRVPLHSVPLQALVSEPLKPIFPCVVMSNTVHAYISQSDKGELVIGAGTDQYNSYSQTGGLQIITHTLDAICELFPIFRRVKMMRQWGGITDNTPDRSAIQGVTPVPNLFVNCGWGTGGFKATPGSANLFAHLIAKGEPHRLAAGLTLDRFRTGRLIDEAAAAAVAH; via the coding sequence ATGCGCAAATATTCGGTTTTTGCCGTGGCACGCGAAGCCATGCGGGCGCACAAGGGCTGGGAAGCGCAATGGGTCTCTCCCGAGCCGCGCGCCGCCTATGACGCGATCATCATCGGCGGCGGCGGACACGGCCTGGGGGCTGCCTATTACCTCGCCAAGGAGCATGGCATCACCAATGTCGCGGTGCTCGAAAAAGGCTGGCTCGGCGGCGGCAATACCGGCCGAAACACGACCATCATCCGGTCCAACTATCTCTATGACGAGAGCATGGACATCTACGAACATTCGCTGAAGCTCTGGGAAAACCTGTCGCAGGACCTGAACTACAACGTCATGTATTCGCCGCGCGGCGTCATGATGCTGTCGCACGGCATCCACGACCAGCAGGTTTTCAAGCGCCATATCCATGCCAACCGTCTCTACGGCATCGATAATGAGTGGCTCTCGCCCGAGCAGGCCAAGGAATTCTGTCCGCCGCTCGACATTTCCGCGTCCGCCCGCTTCCCCATCAACGGCGCCGCCTTGCAGCGCCGCGGCGGTACGGCGCGCCATGATGCGGTTGCCTGGGGCTATGCCCGCGCCGCCTCCGACCGCGGCGTCCATATCATCCAGAACTGCGAGGTTACCGGCATCCGCCGTGGGCCTGACGGTGCCGTGACGGGTGTCGACACCAATCGCGGCTTCATCGGCGCAAAGAAAATCGGCGTCTCCGCCTCGGGCCACAACTCCGTCATCATGGCCATGGCCGGCGTCCGCGTGCCGCTGCATTCCGTGCCGTTGCAGGCGTTGGTGTCGGAACCGCTGAAGCCGATCTTCCCCTGCGTCGTCATGTCGAACACGGTGCATGCCTATATCTCGCAGTCCGACAAGGGCGAACTCGTGATCGGCGCCGGCACCGACCAATACAATTCCTATTCCCAGACCGGCGGCCTGCAGATCATCACCCATACGCTTGATGCGATCTGCGAACTGTTCCCCATCTTCCGCCGCGTCAAGATGATGCGCCAGTGGGGCGGGATCACCGACAACACGCCGGACCGCTCGGCCATTCAGGGCGTCACGCCCGTGCCGAACCTCTTCGTCAATTGCGGCTGGGGCACGGGCGGCTTCAAGGCGACGCCGGGTTCGGCAAACCTGTTCGCCCACCTCATTGCCAAGGGCGAGCCGCACCGGCTGGCGGCAGGCCTGACGCTCGATCGCTTCCGCACCGGACGCCTGATCGACGAGGCGGCAGCCGCGGCCGTGGCGCACTGA
- a CDS encoding sarcosine oxidase subunit delta — MLLIHCPYCEEERSELEFRAAGDAHIARPENIASISDEEFQEYFFLRDNPKGLIFERWRHIAGCGRFFNAARDTVSDRFLKTYKAGEPKPSLPIAAMTDETVVETYEATEGRAE; from the coding sequence ATGCTTTTGATCCATTGCCCCTATTGCGAGGAAGAGCGCTCCGAACTCGAGTTTCGCGCAGCCGGTGACGCCCATATCGCCCGGCCGGAAAACATCGCGTCCATTTCCGACGAGGAATTTCAGGAATATTTCTTCCTGCGGGACAACCCCAAGGGCCTGATCTTCGAGCGCTGGCGTCACATTGCCGGCTGCGGCCGGTTCTTCAACGCGGCACGCGACACCGTCAGCGACCGGTTCCTGAAGACCTACAAGGCGGGCGAGCCGAAGCCTTCGCTGCCGATTGCCGCCATGACCGACGAGACCGTCGTCGAAACCTACGAAGCCACGGAAGGACGCGCGGAATGA